A window of the Aeromicrobium phoceense genome harbors these coding sequences:
- a CDS encoding fasciclin domain-containing protein, with protein MNRLLPRRTAAAAAAAFMCVGLAACSSSGDDSSSSESTTPSASESMAAEAMTGPFGPGCSAVPTEGEGSVDGMADDPVATAASNNPLLTTLVKAVTAADLVDTLNSAEALTVFAPTDDAFAKIPAADLDALLADKDALTKVLTHHVVEGQLAPEDVAGEHETLAGDTITVEGSGEEFTVGEAAVICGNVETANAKVYVVDSVLMP; from the coding sequence ATGAACCGCTTGCTCCCCCGCCGTACCGCAGCCGCCGCTGCCGCCGCCTTCATGTGCGTCGGTCTGGCCGCCTGCAGCAGCAGTGGCGACGACTCCAGCAGCAGCGAGTCGACGACGCCCTCCGCGTCCGAGTCGATGGCCGCCGAGGCGATGACCGGTCCGTTCGGCCCCGGCTGCTCCGCCGTCCCCACCGAGGGTGAGGGCTCCGTCGACGGCATGGCCGACGACCCGGTCGCGACCGCCGCGTCCAACAACCCCCTGCTCACCACGCTGGTCAAGGCCGTCACCGCCGCCGACCTCGTGGACACGCTGAACAGCGCCGAGGCCCTGACGGTGTTCGCTCCGACCGACGACGCGTTCGCCAAGATCCCCGCCGCCGACCTGGACGCCCTGCTGGCCGACAAGGACGCGCTGACCAAGGTGCTGACGCACCACGTCGTCGAGGGCCAGCTGGCGCCCGAGGACGTGGCCGGCGAGCACGAGACCCTCGCGGGTGACACGATCACCGTGGAGGGTTCCGGCGAGGAGTTCACCGTGGGCGAGGCTGCAGTGATCTGCGGCAACGTCGAGACGGCGAACGCCAAGGTCTACGTCGTCGACTCCGTCCTGATGCCCTGA
- the sigK gene encoding ECF RNA polymerase sigma factor SigK — protein MNHLRAVPSGGEESPPEALADTLRRCGRGDEAAFATLYDETSARIHGLVRRIVRDRAQSEEVTQEVYLEVWRQAARFDPARGSALSWLMTIAHRRAVDRVRSAEAATARDTQHVLRDVAVAHDSTSEMVEARLDAQRVRRALAGLTETQREAIDLAYFRGCTHTEVATMLDVPVGTAKSRIRDGLIRLRDAMGAER, from the coding sequence GTGAACCACCTGCGAGCAGTGCCCTCGGGCGGCGAAGAGTCGCCGCCCGAGGCGCTGGCCGACACCCTGAGGCGGTGCGGACGCGGCGACGAAGCCGCCTTCGCCACGCTGTACGACGAGACCTCCGCGCGCATCCACGGACTCGTCCGGCGGATCGTGCGGGACCGCGCCCAGAGCGAGGAGGTCACGCAGGAGGTCTACCTCGAGGTGTGGCGGCAGGCAGCACGGTTCGACCCCGCTCGCGGGTCCGCCCTGAGTTGGCTCATGACGATCGCGCACCGCCGGGCGGTGGATCGGGTCCGCAGCGCGGAGGCCGCCACGGCACGCGACACGCAGCACGTCCTGCGGGACGTCGCGGTGGCGCATGATTCGACGAGTGAGATGGTCGAGGCCCGGCTGGACGCCCAGCGCGTCCGCCGGGCCCTGGCCGGCCTCACCGAGACGCAGAGGGAGGCCATCGACCTGGCCTACTTCAGAGGTTGTACACACACCGAGGTCGCCACGATGCTGGACGTGCCCGTGGGCACGGCGAAGTCCCGCATCCGGGACGGCCTGATCAGACTTCGTGACGCGATGGGAGCAGAAAGATGA